One part of the Fusobacterium sp. FSA-380-WT-3A genome encodes these proteins:
- a CDS encoding electron transfer flavoprotein subunit beta/FixA family protein → MKIVVCIKQVPDTTEIKLDPVKGTLIRDGVPSIMNPDDKGGLEEALKLKDMYGAHVTVITMGPPQADAILREAYAMGVDRAILLTDRRFAGADTLATSNALAAALRELDYDLIIAGRQAIDGDTAQVGPQIAEHLGIPQISYLKEMKYNEEANTITVKRVIEDGYYLLETQLPALVTVLSEANTPRYMRVGNIVDAFDKEVEVWTVDNVKIEVEKLGLKGSPTQVKKSFTKGAKQAGKVFDDLDTKQAVDLIVEKLKEKFVI, encoded by the coding sequence ATGAAAATAGTAGTTTGTATAAAACAAGTTCCAGATACAACAGAGATAAAATTAGATCCTGTAAAAGGAACACTTATAAGAGATGGAGTTCCTAGTATCATGAACCCTGATGATAAAGGTGGATTAGAAGAAGCTTTAAAATTAAAAGATATGTATGGAGCACATGTAACAGTTATAACAATGGGACCTCCTCAAGCTGACGCTATATTAAGAGAAGCATATGCTATGGGAGTTGACAGAGCTATACTATTAACAGATAGAAGATTTGCTGGAGCAGATACATTAGCTACATCAAACGCTTTAGCAGCAGCATTAAGAGAATTAGATTATGATTTAATAATCGCAGGAAGACAAGCAATTGACGGAGATACAGCACAAGTAGGACCACAAATTGCTGAACATTTAGGAATACCTCAAATATCTTATTTAAAAGAAATGAAATACAATGAAGAAGCTAATACAATAACAGTAAAAAGAGTTATAGAAGATGGATACTATCTATTAGAAACTCAATTACCAGCATTAGTAACAGTTTTATCTGAAGCTAATACTCCAAGATATATGAGAGTTGGAAATATTGTTGATGCATTCGATAAAGAAGTTGAAGTTTGGACAGTAGACAACGTAAAAATAGAAGTTGAGAAACTTGGATTAAAAGGATCTCCAACACAAGTTAAAAAATCATTTACTAAAGGAGCTAAACAAGCTGGAAAAGTATTTGATGACTTAGATACTAAACAAGCAGTAGACTTAATTGTAGAAAAATTAAAAGAAAAATTCGTTATATAA